From a single Kryptolebias marmoratus isolate JLee-2015 linkage group LG6, ASM164957v2, whole genome shotgun sequence genomic region:
- the pdzk1 gene encoding Na(+)/H(+) exchange regulatory cofactor NHE-RF3, with the protein MATYKPRVISLTKRPGQTFGFYLRAEQSEEGHLIRCLELGGPAELAGMKDGDRILRVSGTFVDNLNHSEVVELVRNGGASVTFHILDESSYKQAKALGVNLSDPQSTPITNGVAKEAPKPKLCYLVKSSSGYGFSIRSAAGEQGVYFIEVIPGGVADRAGVQNKDQLLEVNGENVEKSTHDQVVEKIKQAGNDVVFLLADEETKKFYENKQAKLSSWSATVKYLPLQPRIIKMTRGSDGYGFLLRQEPNQIGHFTIDIDRGSPAQKAGLKEMDRVVAVNGKDVTNTSYEQVVDKIKQSGDKCCLLVVDKDTDQMYKKGNVPPMLFWEEMNETISPPSYTEAMKMSASSQEKKEELKPKLCRMEKTSSGYGFHLNGIEGVCGQYIQEVVKGGAADKAGLEDDDIVVEVGGVNVEQSTHAEVVEMIRESGNSLEMLVASRDVYKQLKAKEVTITCLLLEETTRSQHHKADTPETSKKNQNETRPVTPPKAEKQRTASVSSSSSEESFDESL; encoded by the exons ATGGCCACATACAAGCCAAGAGTGATTTCTCTGACCAAGAGGCCAGGTCAGACATTTGGCTTCTATCTGAGGGCAGAGCAAAGTGAGGAGGGTCACCTGATTCGCTGCCTAGAGTTGGGAGGCCCAGCTGAACTGGCTGGCATGAAAGACGGAGACCGCATCCTGAGAGTCAGTGGAACATTTGTTGATAATCTGAATCACTCAGAG GTGGTGGAGCTGGTGAGAAACGGTGGAGCATCTGTCACATTCCACATTCTAGATGAATCATCTTACAAGCAAGCAAAAGCACTCGGAGTCAACCTTTCTGACCCCCAAAGCACGCCCATTACCAATGGAGTGGCTAAAGAGGCTCCTAAACCCAAACTCTGCTACTTGGTCAAGTCTAGCTCAGGATATGGGTTTTCTATTCGCtcagctgcag GTGAACAGGGTGTGTATTTTATTGAGGTGATTCCAGGAGGTGTGGCAGACAGAGCAGGAGTCCAAAATAAAGATCAGCTGCTCGAAGTCAATGGAGAGAATGTGGAAAAATCCACCCATGATCAAGTAGTGGAAAAGATCAAACAGGCGGGCAATGACGTCGTGTTTCTACTGGCTGATGAGGAAACCAAAAAATTCTATGAGAACAAACAAGCCAAGCTGAGTTCATGGTCAGCAACAGTGAAGTATCTGCCTCTCCAACCACGCATCATCAAGATGACTAGAGGTTCTGATGGATACGGCTTTCTGCTCAGACAGGAACCCAATCAAATAG GACACTTCACAATTGATATCGACAGAGGCAGCCCAGCACAAAAAGCAGGTCTGAAGGAAATGGACAGAGTGGTGGCTGTGAATGGTAAGGATGTGACCAATACCAGCTACGAGCAGGTGGTGGACAAGATCAAGCAAAGTGGAGACAAATGCTGCCTTCTCGTGGTGGACAAAGACACAGACCAAATGTATAAGAAG GGAAACGTGCCTCCTATGTTATTTTGGGAGGAAATGAACGAGACCATCTCACCGCCCAGTTACACAGAGGCTATGAAAATGTCTGCCTCTTctcaagaaaagaaagaggagctGAAGCCAAAGCTGTGTAGGATGGAGAAGACCTCCTCTGGCTACGGCTTCCACCTAAATGGCATTGAGGGTGTGTGTGGTCAATACATCCAGGAG GTGGTGAAGGGTGGAGCAGCAGACAAGGCAGGTCTGGAGGATGACGACATTGTTGTGGAGGTTGGTGGGGTGAATGTGGAGCAGAGCACCCATGCAGAGGTGGTGGAAATGATACGCGAAAGCGGCAACTCTCTGGAGATGCTGGTGGCAAGCAGGGACGTCTATAAACAGCTCAAAGCCAAAGAAGTAACTATCACATGCCTGCTCCTTGAGGAAACAACCCGCAGTCAACACCACAAGGCAGACACTCCAGAAACAAGCAAGAAGAACCAGAACGAAACCAGGCCTGTAACTCCACCtaaagcagaaaagcagagg ACTGCGTCCGTTTCATCATCCTCATCTGAAGAAAGCTTTGATGAGAGTCTTTGA